One Apis cerana isolate GH-2021 linkage group LG15, AcerK_1.0, whole genome shotgun sequence DNA window includes the following coding sequences:
- the LOC107993345 gene encoding MAP kinase-activating death domain protein isoform X10 yields the protein MDIQKKHLCPRLVDYLAIVGARLPSVSRQPVQVPELLRRYPVEDHKDFPLPLDMVYFCQPEGCTSVGPKRTALREATSFTFTLTDKDSGKTRYGICVNFYRPIERVGVAVGSGVSMKRDKYNTTFRRESWRKSMEKSTDSAFSSDYRSSAIGPSDSEKDCPSSRRDSDTSHIPSAPRLGITAPSGDSESGGSHSPSPRASRRRQRIRNHSLTSLCIISHHPFFSMFRECLFILKKIIDACNESSSPQKVGASRQTNRDTVWSVLTGQTLEGTPSIVLHDVREIETWILRLLSSPVPVPTKTRVEIEIVSQSMQPPLCFALPDHTRFSLVDFPLHLPLELLGVDICLKVLTLILLEHKIVLQSRDYNALSMSVMAFVTMIYPLEYMFPAIPLLPTCMSCAEQLLLAPTPFVIGIPATFLLYKTNFKMPDDIWLVDLDSNKINPPTGLGDQLPPLPEPEGTELKNHLKQAMQLMDQTGSGAMASMSIPQTLSQDTSPRTSLQAPSRRESLTSHLSTLSVSSMKHRPSIDHYPSPASSPGAGATSGHRRTSMSQSGGSSSPQKPFSSQTVQSFNPFIYGNDLDSVDVATRVAMVRFFNSQNLLANFTEHTRTLRLYPRPVVAFQINSFLRSRPRTSHFLNKFARTQAVEFLAEWSLTPSNVAFLRVQTGVFDPTQIGDKPKWYASSLEPIYFPVWDNGSSLANALKAMKEHENQPTDESGSDSEGAESTSSSYSSLSDFVSEMVSSDLSPSYNCSQVAQPQQMALSVDPTNVYNPPSSLQYPGVEEESTVRPESPPSTSSSHSDLSSPSFNRDSEFELNPKAQEGSQSTNDKEEGGSFESDSASTITPRTILSAQSSVGQFGVGKRRSLATSSINDTERPATSYRSSRLSRFVVPIQPSAASLQRHPSVGNVLARASSFGTGPFSRQTSNSSNESESSTVSRQFSLGTSGQKQANEGVQRQGSNVTGNGVLRQGSQGSLFEQIANQAKDLVRETTRQSSQDGILAQMDKLKHQAKEKITEAGEDSLFAPLEQLTQQTKKAVGEATKSVQEASKTALEASKTAAGVSKNTLDDLTYVSKSTFGDLTKSAKEVAAKKGLLKGLSDTQHSPPSPPGILQRRDSSNTQLVASDNRAGRREIGRDFFSNISSDLNGIAAQTSNMFSDLFGSKNSSRNTGLPQSQKADKKTPILGPFPKSKTGLVERSSLIKHSTNKANQEDIQRMQNAERSSTNSDNQAFLTDVVNQVLAGEGVGWLKLNRLKKLMEDESYRDLVVTKLNKGLNKKISPDDHIDDVCISKPVYKGMLKCLQAVAHGLGHTYNNFGLGGMASVYQLMEIAHTHYWSKDLSEGGFDSSLMSQTSSPFGSKENLRSPQSPTHPEFSDASQRSDAPQVHLEMPHGHSTTHESSQSTTDMFLDMFTKKGKFLSRLTSFDSESGRGGGTGSSEALSTDGGSIITNPAFRQAHQASFRSTVSDSEVEQGNFSRQPKPRTGSVWSSKSSLSTGFRYHGGSLVPTTTAPSPEAARTYLFEGLLGKERSSLWDQMQFWEDAFLDAVSQERDMIGMDQGPGEMMERYKSLSESEKKRLEHDEDRLLCTLLHNLTAILVMLNVDKNEVKRKVRRLLGKSHIGLIYSQELNQLLDQIHNLYGNDIDLKPLTSRQMHRQSFTVHAGVDAEGDLRFLEVRHDGLVLRSVNGVIVERWWYERLVNMTYSPKNKVLCLWRRNGGQTQLHKYYTKKCKDLYYCIKDAMEKAAARGRGANVGAELGGEFPVQDMRTGEGGLLQVCMEGVGLLFANSKPKMRSTAANIAIIPAFKARFVEVEMLMDDLAFN from the exons ATGGATATACAGAAAAAGCACCTGTGCCCCCGCTTGGTGGATTATCTCGCCATTGTGGGGGCCAGACTGCCCTCAGTCTCTCGTCAGCCTGTGCAG GTTCCAGAATTATTGCGAAGATATCCGGTGGAAGATCACAAAGATTTTCCATTACCGTTGGATATGGTTTATTTCTGCCAACCTGAAGGTTGCACCAGCGTGGGACCGAAACGCACAGCTTTACGAGAGGCTACTTCCTTTACGTTTACACTCACAGATAAAGATtctg gGAAAACTCGCTATGGGATCtgtgtaaatttttatcgaccAATAGAAAGGGTAGGAGTTGCAGTTGGAAGTGGGGTCTCAATGAAAAGGGACAAATATAATACCACATTTCGAAGGGAAAGTTGGAGGAAAAGCATGGAAAAGAGCACAGATTCTGCCTTTTCTAG CGACTATAGGAGCAGTGCAATTGGTCCTAGTGATTCTGAAAAAGATTGTCCGAGTAGTAGAAGAGACTCTGACACTTCACATATTCCAAGTGCACCGAGATTAGGTATCACTGCACCAAGTGGAGACAGTGAAAGTGGAGGAAGTCATTCTCCATCTCCACGTGCTTCACGTAGACGACAG AGAATACGAAATCACTCGCTCACGTCGTTATGTATCATCTCTCATCATCCGTTCTTTTCGATGTTCCGAGAATGCcttttcatattgaaaaagattatCGACGCGTGCAATGAGAGTTCCTCGCCGCAGAAAGTTGGTGCTTCTAGACAAACTAATAG AGATACAGTGTGGAGCGTTTTAACGGGTCAAACATTGGAGGGAACACCATCGATAGTGTTGCATGATGTCCGTGAGATCGAGACATGGATATTGCGATTGTTAAGCAGTCCTGTTCCAGTTCCAACAAAGACACGCGTCGAGATCGAGATTGTGTCGCAAAGTATGCAGCCACCACTCTGTTTTGCACTCCCAGATCACACTAGATTTTCTCTTGTTGATTTCCCTCTGCATCTACCCCTGGAACTTCTTGGCGTTGACATATGCTTGAAAGTCCTCACGTTGATTCTCTTGGAGCACAAG aTCGTGTTACAATCCCGCGACTACAATGCCTTGTCGATGTCCGTAATGGCGTTCGTTACGATGATTTATCCTTTGGAATATATGTTCCCTGCAATACCATTGTTACCCACGTGCATGAGCTGCGCGGAACAATTGTTGCTTGCACCTACACCATTTGTTATCGGAATACCCGCTACttttttattgtacaaaaCGAACTTTAAAATGCCCGATGACATTTGGCTAGTGGATCTAGACAGCAATAAAATAAACCCACCTACTGGTCTGGGTGATCAATTGCCTCCATTGCCCGAACCAGAAGGCACCGAATTAAAGAACCATTTGAAACAG GCAATGCAACTGATGGACCAAACCGGCTCTggt gcAATGGCTAGTATGTCAATTCCGCAAACACTATCGCAAGATACTTCTCCCAGGACTTCTCTGCAAGCTCCTAGCAGAAGAGAGAGTTTAACTTCTCATTTATCTACCTTGAg CGTGTCCTCAATGAAGCATAGGCCAAGCATCGACCACTATCCCAGTCCAGCAAGTTCTCCAGGTGCCGGTGCGACTTCTGGTCACCGTCGCACTTCCATGTCTCAATCAGGTGGCTCTTCATCTCCCCAAAAACCATTCTCCTCCCAAACCGTGCAATCTTTCAATCCTTTCATCTATGGAAACGATTTGGACTCGGTAGATGTTGCCACAAGAGTTGCCATGGTTCGTTTCTTCAACTCGCAGAATCTCTTGGCGAATTTCACCGAGCATACGAGGACTCTGAGGCTGTATCCCAGACCCGTGGTCGCGTTCCAGATCAATTCTTTCCTTCGATCGAGACCACGAACTAGTcatttcttgaataaatttgcCAGGACTCAAGCGGTTGAGTTTTTGGCCGAATGGTCCCTTACGCCGAGCAATGTGGCGTTTTTGAGGGTGCAAACAGGGGTGTTCGATCCGACTCAGATAGGCGATAAACCGAAATGGTATGCCTCTAGTCTCGAGCCTATTTATTTTCCCGTTTGGGACAATGGTAGCTCGTTAGCCAATGCTCTGAAGGCAATGAAGGAACACGAGAATCAACCAACAGATGAGAGTGGATCTGATTCGGAAGGTGCTGAAAGCACGAGCTCCTCTTATTCCTCGTTGAGCGATTTTGTTTCTGAAATGGTGTCATCGGATTTGTCTCCGA gtTACAATTGTTCACAAGTAGCACAGCCTCAGCAAATGGCCTTGTCTGTAGATCCAACGAATGTTTACAATCCACCCAGTTCACTGCAATATCCTGGAGTCGAAGAAGAATCGACAGTAAGACCGGAAAGTCCACCAAGCACTTCCTCTAGTCACAGTGACTTAAGTAGCCCCAGCTTCAACAGGGATTCTGAATTCGAATTAAACCCCAAAGCTCAAGAAGGCTCACAGTCGACCAAT GATAAAGAGGAGGGTGGTAGCTTTGAATCAGATTCAGCATCCACCATAACACCACGCACAATCCTGAGCGCACAAAGTTCGGTGGGACAGTTCGGAGTAGGGAAGAGACGTTCTTTAGCAACGTCGAGCATCAACGACACCGAACGTCCCGCCACATCTTACAGGAGTTCCCGTCTCAGTAGATTTGTCGTTCCA ATACAACCAAGCGCAGCAAGTCTCCAGCGTCATCCAAGTGTTGGCAACGTTTTGGCGAGGGCGTCGAGTTTTGGTACAGGGCCATTTTCTCGACAGACGAGCAACAGCAGCAACGAGAGCGAATCGTCCACGGTTTCTCGACAATTTTCATTGGGTACCAGTGGGCAGAAGCAAGCCAACGAGGGTGTGCAAAGGCAGGGTTCCAACGTGACTGGAAACGGTGTTCTACGACAGGGTTCTCAAGGATCCCTGTTCGAACAAATAGCCAATCAGGCGAAGGATTTAGTTCGAGAAACTACTAGGCAGAGCAGTCAGGATGGAATTCTTGCTCAGATGGACaag TTAAAACATCAGGCAAAAGAGAAGATCACAGAAGCTGGGGAAGATAGTCTTTTTGCACCATTGGAACAA TTGACGCAACAGACTAAGAAAGCTGTAGGAGAGGCAACGAAATCCGTGCAAGAAGCTTCGAAAACCGCTTTGGAGGCGAGCAAAACTGCAGCTGGAGTCAGCAAAAATACACTCGATGATTTAACGTATGTGAGCAAGAGCACTTTTGGAGATTTGACGAAAAGTGCCAAAGAAGTTGCTGCGAAAAAAGGTTTACTCAag ggCCTTAGCGATACACAGCATTCACCTCCATCGCCTCCTGGAATATTACAACGAAGGGATTCGAGTAATACACAATTGGTCGCTTCGGATAATCGCGCAGGGCGGCGGGAAATCGGACGTGATTTTTTCAGCAATATTAGTAGTGATTTAAATGGCATTGCTGCGCAAACAAGCAACATGTTTAGCGATCTGTTtg GCAGTAAAAATAGTTCTAGAAATACCGGTCTCCCACAGTCGCAAAAGGCGGATAAGAAGACACCGATACTCGGACCTTTTCCTAAaa GTAAAACAGGACTGGTGGAACGATCATCATTGATAAAACATTCGACGAACAAAGCTAATCAGGAAGACATCCAAAGGATGCAGAATGCAGAGAGGTCTAGTACAAATAGCGACAATCAAGCTTTCTTGACTGac GTGGTGAATCAAGTTTTAGCCGGTGAAGGTGTTGGCTGGCTGAAATTAAACAGGCTAAAAAAACTAATGGAGGATGAAAGCTATCGAGACTTGGTAGTaacgaaattgaataaaggacttaataaaaaaattagtccTGATGATCATATCGATGATgtg tgtATCTCGAAACCAGTTTACAAGGGAATGCTAAAGTGCCTTCAAGCAGTGGCTCATGGTCTTGGACACACTTACAATAATTTCGGCCTGGGAGGAATGGCATCAGTTTATCAGTTAATGGAGATCGCACACACTCACTATTGGAGCAAGGATCTTTCAGAGGGAGGTTTCGATAGTTCTTTAATGTCTCAG ACATCTAGTCCATTTGGTAGCAAGGAAAACTTGAGGTCTCCGCAGTCTCCTACTCACCCTGAATTTTCAGACGCATCTCAAAGATCgg atGCACCTCAAGTTCATTTGGAAATGCCACACGGTCATTCAACAACGCATGAAAGTAGCCAATCGACGACAGACATGTTCCTCGACATGTTCACTAAAAAAGGAAAGTTCCTCAGCAGGCTAACGTCCTTCGACTCTGAG AGTGGGCGGGGAGGTGGAACAGGAAGCAGCGAAGCTTTATCCACAGATGGAGGTAGCATAATCACTAATCCTGCTTTTCGTCAAGCGCACCAGGCTTCTTTCCGAAGCACTGTCTCTGATAGCGAGGTCGAACAAGGCAAT TTTTCACGACAACCGAAGCCACGAACCGGAAGCGTTTGGTCCAGCAAGTCTTCCTTAAGTACCGGTTTTCGATATCATGGAGGAAGCTTGGTACCTACTACGACCGCTCCTAGTCCTGAAGCTGCAAGAACGTACTTATTCGaag gtTTGTTGGGGAAAGAAAGATCATCGCTTTGGGATCAGATGCAATTTTGGGAGGATGCATTTTTGGATGCAGTGTCTCAAGAAAGAGACATGATAGGCATGGATCAAGGTCCAGGAGAAATGATGGAAAG ATATAAGAGTTTGAGCGAAAGTGAAAAGAAACGATTGGAACATGACGAAGATAGACTATTGTGCACTCTGTTGCACAATTTGACTGCTATTTTAGTAATGCTGAACGTGGATAAAAACGAGGTGAAACGTAAAGTGAGAAGATTATTGGGAAAAAGCCACATCGGTCTGATCTACAGTCAGGAGCTCAATCAACTTCTCGACCAAATACATAATCTC TATGGAAACGATATAGATCTAAAGCCTCTAACATCTAGACAAATGCATCGTCAATCATTCACCGTGCATGCTGGCGTCGATGCAGAAGGTGATTTACGATTCCTCGAGGTCCGTCACGACGGACTTGTCCTTAGATCTGTGAATGGCGTGATCGTCGAAAGATGGTGGTATGAACGTTTGGTGAATATGACCTACAGTCCGAAGAACAAAGTGTTGTGCCTTTGGCGACGAAACGGCGGACAAACACAACTGCATAAGTATTATACCAAAAAG tgcaAGGATCtatattattgcataaaaGATGCAATGGAGAAGGCAGCAGCTCGTGGACGTGGCGCGAATGTGGGTGCTGAACTTGGAGGTGAATTTCCGGTTCAGGATATGCGCACCGGTGAGGGTGGTCTTCTTCAGGTTTGCATGGAGGGCGTGGGTCTCCTCTTCGCGAATAGCAAG CCGAAAATGCGATCCACCGCTGCCAATATCGCGATTATTCCAGCTTTCAAGGCCCGCTTTGTCGAAGTCGAAATGCTAATGGATGACTTGGCTTTTAATTAG